From a single Paraburkholderia sp. D15 genomic region:
- the cobA gene encoding uroporphyrinogen-III C-methyltransferase — protein sequence MGKVFLIGAGPGAADLITVRGARLLASADVVLHDALVEPAMLDYAPAHARRIAVGKRCGQLSTAQQFINKQIVDAAREHAVVVRLKGGDPMLFGRADEEMRALEAAGVEYEVVPGITAALAGAASLKRSLTLRGVSRSVALATFSRAPGSEEIRESVNADSIVFYMGRDSGVEIAIQLIEAGRAGSTPVAVVEACSTSRERMLTLTLEGLASGEAQRWVDASQPSLVMIGEAFAARRGEVDGRLDFVAAA from the coding sequence ATGGGTAAGGTTTTCTTGATCGGCGCAGGGCCGGGTGCCGCAGACCTCATCACGGTGCGCGGTGCGCGGTTGCTGGCCTCCGCCGATGTCGTCCTGCATGATGCGCTGGTCGAACCGGCCATGCTGGACTATGCGCCGGCGCATGCCCGCAGGATCGCCGTCGGCAAGCGGTGTGGGCAGCTTTCTACCGCGCAGCAGTTCATCAATAAGCAGATCGTGGATGCTGCGCGCGAGCATGCGGTCGTGGTCCGGTTGAAGGGCGGCGATCCGATGCTGTTCGGGCGCGCCGACGAGGAGATGCGGGCGCTCGAGGCGGCTGGGGTCGAGTATGAGGTCGTGCCTGGGATTACGGCTGCGCTGGCTGGGGCGGCTTCGTTGAAGCGGTCTTTGACGCTGCGAGGTGTGTCCCGGAGCGTTGCGCTGGCTACTTTTAGCCGGGCGCCTGGGTCGGAGGAGATTCGGGAAAGCGTTAATGCCGATTCGATTGTTTTTTATATGGGCCGGGATAGTGGGGTTGAGATCGCTATTCAATTGATCGAGGCTGGGAGGGCGGGGTCTACGCCTGTGGCGGTTGTCGAGGCTTGTAGTACTTCGCGGGAACGGATGCTTACGCTGACGCTTGAAGGGCTTGCCTCCGGCGAGGCTCAGAGGTGGGTTGATGCTTCGCAGCCTAGTCTTGTGATGATTGGGGAGGCTTTTGCCGCGCGGCGGGGTGAGGTTGATGGGCGGCTGGATTTTGTTGCTGCGGCTTGA
- a CDS encoding SAM-dependent methyltransferase — MRLKIGELAKKAGLSVRALHHYDAIGLLSPPLRTGGGARLYGLDDFIRLHRIEALKRFGYSLPVIKASLDGHAVQPPLDILVRQIAELDAQASRAQRLSRHLQHLVDAIADGSETSAPDWLDTLELMNMYQKHLDDHELDALLASGPDTVAPTDPAWSALVGEVRHAVEQPLPPESGDAQALAWRWVRLAIQLTRNDPALAIKLTMMQLGEPRAQQIVGITPDMLTWIDEAFTHARCALFARYLSPAQADEVRRRQFASAKSQAWPALVVELRTHMEAGTDAGAPAVQAIVERWQQLFRDSFCGNDAVLEARVRDALMREPDLQLGIGLDDSLLAYLNKAHLVGHDIAPVNAGPKPSALMVATQRAAHQLLDRPLVLDDPVALTILGTADAQALREHIDRFRHPASLGMRSSVIVRSRLADDVWGDAIERGIRQYVVLGAGLDTSAYRHPDAPGRIFEVDLPETQQWKQTRLRETGMTTPPPLRFVPIDFESVGLAEGLARAGFDAGAPALFSWLGVTMYLDEAAVMETLRFIAGCARGSAVLFEYVMPLSNLPPIMRIAMEQLTAQFAERGEPWKSFFDPASLTETLNALGFSSTTTWTPDDLNERYLANRTDGLHIGATPARLILATV; from the coding sequence ATGCGACTGAAAATCGGTGAACTGGCAAAGAAGGCTGGATTGAGCGTTCGGGCGCTGCATCACTACGATGCGATCGGCTTGCTCTCCCCCCCGCTGCGCACCGGCGGCGGCGCACGCCTCTATGGGCTCGATGATTTCATCCGGCTTCATCGCATCGAAGCGCTCAAGCGGTTCGGGTACTCGCTTCCCGTTATCAAGGCTAGTCTCGACGGTCACGCGGTCCAGCCGCCGCTCGATATCCTCGTGCGCCAGATCGCGGAGCTCGACGCCCAAGCTTCGCGCGCACAGCGTCTCAGTCGTCATCTGCAACATCTCGTCGACGCAATCGCCGACGGCTCCGAAACCTCGGCGCCCGACTGGCTGGATACGCTGGAGCTCATGAACATGTACCAGAAACACCTCGACGACCACGAACTCGATGCGCTCCTCGCATCCGGGCCCGATACGGTCGCGCCAACCGATCCAGCATGGTCCGCGCTCGTCGGCGAAGTCCGTCATGCGGTCGAGCAACCGCTCCCGCCCGAAAGCGGCGATGCACAGGCGCTCGCCTGGCGCTGGGTCCGCCTCGCGATTCAATTGACCCGCAACGATCCCGCACTCGCCATCAAGCTCACGATGATGCAACTCGGCGAACCTCGCGCCCAGCAGATCGTCGGCATCACGCCAGATATGCTGACGTGGATCGATGAGGCGTTCACGCATGCACGCTGCGCGCTGTTCGCCCGATACCTCAGCCCGGCTCAGGCCGACGAGGTAAGGCGCCGCCAGTTCGCCAGCGCGAAGAGCCAGGCATGGCCGGCATTGGTGGTCGAACTGCGGACACACATGGAGGCCGGCACCGATGCCGGTGCGCCCGCCGTGCAGGCGATCGTCGAGCGTTGGCAGCAGTTGTTTCGCGACAGCTTCTGCGGAAACGACGCAGTCCTGGAAGCGCGCGTGCGCGATGCCTTGATGCGCGAGCCGGACCTGCAACTGGGCATCGGCCTCGACGATTCACTGTTGGCTTATCTGAACAAGGCGCATCTCGTCGGCCACGACATTGCGCCGGTCAACGCGGGGCCGAAGCCCAGCGCGCTGATGGTGGCAACGCAACGGGCCGCGCACCAGTTGCTCGATCGGCCGCTGGTGCTTGATGATCCGGTCGCGCTGACCATCCTCGGCACGGCCGACGCGCAGGCCTTGCGTGAGCATATCGACCGCTTCCGGCATCCCGCGTCGCTTGGCATGCGCAGCTCGGTGATCGTGCGCAGCCGGCTTGCCGACGACGTGTGGGGCGACGCGATAGAACGGGGCATTCGCCAGTATGTCGTCCTCGGTGCGGGACTCGACACCAGCGCTTACCGGCACCCTGACGCACCCGGCCGCATCTTCGAAGTCGACTTGCCGGAGACCCAGCAGTGGAAGCAGACGCGCCTGCGCGAGACCGGCATGACGACACCGCCGCCGCTGCGTTTCGTGCCGATCGATTTCGAGAGTGTCGGCCTGGCGGAGGGCTTGGCGCGTGCCGGTTTCGACGCCGGCGCACCTGCCCTTTTCAGTTGGCTTGGCGTGACGATGTACCTCGACGAGGCGGCGGTCATGGAGACTTTGCGTTTCATTGCCGGCTGCGCGAGGGGAAGTGCCGTGCTATTCGAGTATGTGATGCCGCTATCGAACTTACCGCCGATCATGCGCATTGCGATGGAGCAGTTGACGGCGCAGTTTGCCGAGCGAGGCGAGCCATGGAAGAGTTTCTTCGATCCGGCGAGCCTGACCGAGACATTGAACGCACTCGGCTTCAGCAGCACGACCACCTGGACCCCAGACGATCTGAACGAGCGCTACCTCGCGAACCGCACCGACGGCCTGCATATCGGCGCGACGCCCGCGCGTCTAATCCTGGCAACCGTCTAA
- a CDS encoding CbiX/SirB N-terminal domain-containing protein, which translates to MATRGIVLFAHGARDVRWREPFDRLAGKLQALRAAAGEAGPVVVAFLELMEPGLVEAVRVLASGGCDAVTVVPVFFGQGGHVRKDLPALVEECRGLFPSVSVRCAGAVGEDDGVLDAVAMYCLRQG; encoded by the coding sequence ATGGCTACGCGTGGGATTGTTCTTTTTGCGCATGGCGCGCGGGATGTGAGGTGGCGGGAGCCGTTCGATCGGCTGGCCGGCAAGTTGCAGGCGTTACGGGCCGCCGCGGGTGAGGCTGGGCCTGTTGTGGTGGCTTTTCTGGAGTTGATGGAGCCTGGGCTCGTCGAGGCGGTTCGGGTTCTTGCCTCCGGCGGGTGTGATGCTGTTACCGTTGTGCCGGTTTTTTTCGGACAAGGGGGGCATGTCAGGAAGGATCTGCCGGCGCTGGTTGAGGAGTGTCGGGGTTTGTTTCCTTCGGTCTCGGTTCGGTGCGCTGGGGCTGTTGGGGAGGATGATGGTGTGCTTGATGCCGTTGCTATGTATTGCCTTCGGCAGGGGTGA
- the lptG gene encoding LPS export ABC transporter permease LptG — MRIYERYFARQIYLTFIFILFAFSGLFFFFDLINELNSVGHGNYKFQYAVLRVALQTPSRFYEIIPVAALISAIYVFAQMAANSEYTIFRVSGLATNQALRSLLKIGIPLVFLTYLIGEVVGPYTDQLSERVRLEALGSSVSSNFQSGVWVKDTLTARADGEQVTRFVNVGELKPDATISNVRIYEFDSKFRLSNVRIAKSGKYQPPGHWQLTDVTDTQLIDVPPPPGTPADALNPVYRATQVSLPEYSLRSELTPQILSVLLVSPDRMSMFNLFRYIQHLTENHQDTQRYEIALWRKILYPFAVFVMLVLSLPFAYLHTRAGVVGVKVFGGIMLGMSFQLFNTLFSHIGTLNTWPAPLTAATPGLVYLVLGLVGLKWVDRH, encoded by the coding sequence ATGCGCATTTATGAAAGGTATTTCGCGCGTCAGATCTACCTCACGTTCATCTTCATTCTGTTTGCGTTTTCGGGTCTGTTCTTTTTCTTCGACCTGATCAACGAATTGAATTCGGTCGGTCACGGCAACTACAAGTTTCAGTACGCGGTGCTGCGCGTCGCCTTGCAGACGCCGTCGCGCTTTTACGAAATCATTCCGGTGGCCGCGCTGATCAGCGCGATCTATGTGTTCGCGCAGATGGCGGCGAATTCCGAATACACGATTTTCCGTGTGTCGGGGCTGGCGACCAATCAGGCGTTGCGCTCGCTGCTGAAGATCGGCATTCCGCTGGTGTTCCTCACCTATCTGATCGGCGAAGTGGTCGGGCCGTATACGGATCAGTTGTCGGAGCGGGTGCGGCTGGAGGCGTTGGGCTCGTCGGTGTCGAGTAATTTCCAGTCGGGCGTGTGGGTGAAGGACACGCTCACCGCGCGCGCCGATGGCGAGCAGGTCACGCGCTTCGTGAACGTCGGCGAGTTGAAGCCGGATGCGACGATCAGCAACGTACGGATTTACGAGTTCGATTCGAAGTTCCGTCTGTCGAACGTGCGGATCGCGAAGAGCGGCAAGTATCAGCCGCCGGGGCATTGGCAGTTGACCGATGTGACGGATACGCAGTTGATCGACGTGCCCCCTCCTCCGGGCACGCCGGCCGATGCGTTGAATCCGGTGTATCGCGCGACGCAGGTGAGCTTGCCGGAGTATTCGCTGCGCTCCGAGTTGACGCCGCAGATTCTGTCGGTGTTGCTGGTGTCGCCGGATCGGATGTCGATGTTCAATCTGTTCCGGTATATCCAGCATTTGACGGAGAACCATCAGGATACACAGCGGTATGAGATTGCGTTGTGGCGCAAGATTCTTTATCCGTTCGCGGTGTTCGTGATGCTGGTGCTGTCATTGCCGTTTGCGTATTTGCATACGCGGGCTGGGGTGGTGGGGGTGAAGGTTTTCGGCGGGATTATGCTGGGGATGAGTTTTCAGTTGTTTAATACGCTGTTCTCGCATATCGGTACGTTGAATACCTGGCCCGCGCCGTTGACCGCGGCGACGCCTGGGCTGGTTTATCTCGTGCTCGGGTTGGTTGGATTGAAGTGGGTCGATCGGCATTAG
- the lptF gene encoding LPS export ABC transporter permease LptF: MIFERSLQRELAYTAGAVFMVLLTLVLTTMMIRIVGFAASGEIDPRDVLVLIGLTVIGYLAIMLVATLFVSILFVLTRWYKDSEMVVWLSSGVSLTQFIKPIGIFATPIIILIMFFVFVGWPWSNQQSKLIRARFQQRDEVSLLAPGQFRESATSHRVFFIEKMSPDQGHVENVFVTSTENGKVNVVVSKNGHTETHKNGDRFVVLENGRRYDGEPGHPDFRIMEFERYGVKIQSQPVVNTSTTTGTSTLALLRNPTNENLAEFAWRAGLPLIAINLMLLAIPLAHQNPRRSRTINLVMAVLIYLTYSNLLNVVQSWIEQGKMSFGVGLVCLHVIVAVIVAFIFWLRVRNRPLFTRAMFNRSQGT; encoded by the coding sequence ATGATCTTCGAACGCTCCCTCCAGCGCGAACTCGCGTATACGGCTGGTGCCGTGTTCATGGTTCTGCTCACGCTCGTGCTGACGACGATGATGATCCGCATCGTCGGCTTCGCGGCCTCGGGCGAGATCGACCCGCGCGACGTGCTGGTCCTCATCGGCCTCACCGTGATCGGCTACCTGGCCATCATGCTCGTCGCGACCCTGTTCGTGTCGATCCTGTTCGTGCTCACACGCTGGTACAAAGACTCCGAGATGGTCGTGTGGCTGTCCTCGGGCGTCAGCCTCACGCAGTTCATCAAGCCGATCGGCATCTTCGCCACGCCGATCATCATCCTCATCATGTTCTTCGTGTTCGTCGGCTGGCCGTGGTCGAACCAGCAGAGCAAGCTGATCCGCGCGCGCTTCCAGCAGCGCGATGAAGTCTCGCTGCTCGCGCCGGGCCAGTTCCGCGAATCGGCCACGAGCCATCGCGTGTTCTTCATCGAGAAGATGTCGCCCGATCAGGGGCACGTGGAGAACGTATTCGTCACCAGCACGGAGAACGGCAAGGTCAACGTGGTGGTGTCGAAGAACGGCCACACCGAGACGCACAAGAACGGCGACCGCTTCGTGGTGCTCGAAAACGGCCGGCGCTACGACGGCGAGCCGGGGCATCCGGATTTCCGCATCATGGAGTTCGAGCGCTATGGCGTGAAGATCCAGAGCCAGCCGGTCGTGAATACGTCGACCACCACCGGCACATCGACGCTCGCGCTGCTGCGCAACCCGACCAATGAAAATCTCGCCGAATTCGCATGGCGTGCGGGACTGCCGCTGATCGCGATCAACCTGATGCTGCTGGCGATTCCTCTCGCGCACCAGAATCCGCGGCGCAGTCGCACGATCAATCTGGTGATGGCCGTGCTGATCTATCTGACGTACTCGAATCTGTTGAACGTGGTGCAGTCGTGGATCGAGCAGGGCAAGATGTCGTTCGGCGTCGGGCTGGTGTGTCTGCACGTGATCGTCGCGGTGATCGTCGCGTTTATCTTCTGGCTGCGCGTGCGCAACCGGCCGCTGTTCACGCGGGCCATGTTCAACCGTTCGCAAGGAACCTGA
- a CDS encoding leucyl aminopeptidase, translating into MDFSIKACDWTKGSSNGFLTGKSDCIVIGVFESQTLSGAALEIDAATKGLLTRVIKAGDMEGKAGSTLFLHEVSGIGASRVLLVGLGKQDAFSQKAYAEATRAAWRALLATKIVQVTFTLAQLPVLERTADWGVRAAILALRELTYKFTQMKSKPDTTPRALKRVVFSVDTGDEKAAKLAAKQGAALANGMDLTRDLGNLPSNVCTPTYLANTAKKLAKDWKLKVEVLGEKQCEALKMGSFLSVTAGSVEPAQFIVLQYQGGAAKAAPVVLVGKGVTFDTGGISLKPGEGMDEMKYDMCGAGSVLGTIRAVAELGLKINVVAIVAAVENMPSATATKPGDIVTSMKGLTIEVLNTDAEGRLILCDALTYAERFKPAAVIDVATLTGACVIALGHHNSGLFSKDDALAGELLDASREASDPAWRMPLDDEYQEQLKSNFADMANIGGRPGGSVTAACFLSRFTESYPWAHLDIAGTAWKSGAAKGATGRPVPLLTQFLIDRAADGRTA; encoded by the coding sequence ATGGACTTTAGCATAAAAGCCTGTGATTGGACCAAAGGCTCGTCAAACGGTTTCCTGACCGGTAAATCCGATTGCATCGTGATCGGCGTGTTCGAGTCGCAGACGCTTTCGGGCGCGGCGCTCGAGATCGACGCGGCCACCAAGGGGCTGCTGACCCGTGTCATCAAGGCCGGCGACATGGAAGGCAAGGCCGGCTCCACGCTGTTCCTGCACGAGGTGTCGGGCATCGGCGCATCGCGCGTGCTGCTGGTGGGTCTCGGCAAGCAGGACGCTTTCAGTCAGAAAGCCTACGCCGAAGCGACCCGCGCCGCATGGCGCGCATTGCTCGCCACCAAGATCGTCCAGGTCACCTTCACGCTCGCGCAATTGCCGGTCCTCGAACGCACGGCCGACTGGGGCGTGCGTGCCGCGATCCTGGCGCTGCGCGAACTGACCTACAAGTTCACGCAGATGAAGAGCAAGCCGGATACCACGCCGCGCGCGCTCAAGCGTGTCGTGTTCAGCGTCGATACCGGCGACGAGAAGGCCGCCAAGCTGGCCGCGAAGCAGGGCGCCGCGCTCGCCAACGGCATGGACCTCACGCGCGACCTCGGCAACCTGCCGAGCAACGTCTGCACCCCGACCTACCTCGCGAACACCGCGAAGAAGCTCGCCAAGGACTGGAAGCTGAAGGTCGAAGTGCTCGGCGAAAAGCAATGCGAAGCGCTGAAGATGGGCTCGTTCCTGTCGGTCACGGCCGGCTCGGTCGAACCGGCGCAGTTCATCGTGCTGCAGTACCAGGGCGGCGCCGCGAAGGCCGCGCCGGTGGTGCTGGTCGGCAAGGGCGTCACGTTCGACACCGGCGGCATCTCGCTGAAGCCGGGCGAAGGCATGGACGAGATGAAGTACGACATGTGCGGCGCCGGCTCGGTGCTGGGCACGATCCGCGCGGTCGCCGAACTGGGCCTGAAGATCAACGTCGTGGCGATCGTCGCGGCGGTCGAGAACATGCCGTCGGCCACGGCCACCAAGCCGGGCGACATCGTCACCAGCATGAAGGGTTTGACGATCGAAGTGCTGAACACGGACGCCGAAGGCCGGCTGATCCTGTGCGACGCGCTGACCTACGCCGAGCGCTTCAAGCCGGCTGCCGTGATCGACGTCGCCACGTTGACGGGTGCCTGCGTGATCGCGCTGGGTCATCACAACAGTGGCCTGTTCTCGAAGGACGACGCGCTGGCGGGCGAACTGCTCGACGCATCGCGCGAGGCATCGGACCCGGCCTGGCGCATGCCGCTCGACGACGAGTATCAGGAGCAATTGAAGTCGAACTTCGCCGACATGGCGAACATCGGCGGCCGTCCTGGCGGCAGCGTGACGGCGGCGTGCTTCCTCTCGCGCTTCACCGAGTCGTATCCGTGGGCGCATCTGGACATCGCGGGTACGGCCTGGAAGAGCGGCGCGGCGAAGGGCGCGACCGGTCGTCCGGTGCCCTTGCTCACGCAGTTCCTGATCGACCGCGCCGCGGATGGCCGGACCGCATAA
- a CDS encoding DNA polymerase III subunit chi, with protein sequence MTRIDFHSNVGDSLLYACRLIRKAYQANQPTIVLAEPARLRAFDEQLWTFSPLDFVPHCMAGTPLAAQTPIVLTSSLDDLPHHQVLLNLGATVPAQFARFERLLEVVGNAHDELTAGRERYRFYRDRGYALNNYKQGS encoded by the coding sequence GTGACGAGAATCGATTTTCACTCGAACGTCGGCGACTCGTTGCTGTACGCGTGCCGCCTGATCCGCAAGGCGTATCAGGCGAACCAGCCGACCATCGTGCTGGCCGAGCCCGCGCGGCTGCGGGCTTTCGACGAACAGCTCTGGACTTTCTCGCCGCTCGACTTCGTGCCGCACTGCATGGCGGGCACCCCGCTCGCCGCGCAAACGCCGATCGTGCTGACGTCGTCGCTCGACGACCTGCCGCACCACCAGGTGCTGCTCAATCTGGGCGCCACGGTGCCTGCGCAGTTCGCGCGCTTCGAAAGATTGCTCGAAGTGGTCGGTAACGCACACGACGAACTCACTGCCGGCCGTGAACGCTATCGTTTCTATCGCGATCGCGGCTATGCTTTGAACAACTACAAGCAGGGCAGTTAG
- a CDS encoding DUF2486 family protein: MSDPHDNSIPVLHEILVPGNPVQTRRPSGDAAADETSPHDKHAPREPGFRAEPVFTPSSDHAHEPTLAREAQAEPEPELDPELAPQPVLTEDDMLAAEPVLPAEPMDEPPPLPTLDEVLAPGRGIGADAAHDADALAHAKKRARGHHAHDETPERDAGVFGRTEPLPPAEAGAIVPPDLAHQAGATPQPGLDADLIAERLRGRFAGFLTGEGRGIIEARCRDALQEHTGWLVNQITREVALTLETEMTAWVREAVEEEIARRNGHA; the protein is encoded by the coding sequence GTGTCCGATCCCCACGACAATTCGATTCCGGTTCTGCACGAAATCCTCGTGCCGGGCAATCCTGTGCAGACGCGTCGTCCTTCAGGCGATGCCGCTGCCGACGAGACCTCCCCGCACGACAAGCATGCGCCGCGCGAACCCGGCTTTCGCGCGGAACCGGTGTTCACGCCGTCGTCGGACCATGCGCATGAACCGACGCTTGCGCGTGAAGCGCAGGCCGAGCCCGAGCCCGAGCTCGACCCCGAGCTTGCGCCGCAGCCGGTGCTGACCGAAGACGACATGCTCGCGGCCGAACCGGTACTGCCCGCGGAACCGATGGACGAGCCGCCGCCGCTGCCCACGCTCGACGAAGTGCTCGCGCCGGGACGCGGCATCGGCGCGGATGCCGCGCACGACGCCGATGCGCTTGCGCACGCGAAGAAGCGTGCGCGCGGTCATCACGCGCATGACGAAACACCCGAGCGCGACGCCGGCGTGTTCGGCCGTACCGAACCGTTGCCTCCCGCCGAAGCCGGCGCGATCGTGCCGCCCGATCTCGCGCATCAAGCCGGCGCGACACCGCAGCCGGGTCTGGATGCCGATCTGATCGCCGAACGTTTGCGTGGACGCTTCGCGGGTTTCCTGACCGGCGAGGGACGCGGCATCATCGAGGCGCGTTGCCGCGATGCGTTGCAGGAACACACCGGCTGGCTCGTCAATCAGATCACGCGTGAAGTCGCGCTGACGCTGGAAACGGAAATGACCGCGTGGGTGCGCGAAGCGGTGGAGGAAGAGATCGCGCGGCGCAACGGCCACGCGTGA
- a CDS encoding c-type cytochrome translates to MNSMSHAALAVAGLLGALLSAASPLAHAEAAPGLALAQQQNCMSCHSVTRPFMGPALHDVAAKYAGREDAATYLKHKILDGSAGVWGPVPMPANTQLTPDQAATLADWVLSLKQPTP, encoded by the coding sequence ATGAATTCCATGTCGCACGCAGCGCTTGCGGTTGCCGGTCTGCTGGGCGCGCTTCTGAGCGCCGCCAGTCCGCTCGCGCATGCCGAGGCCGCCCCCGGTCTCGCACTCGCCCAGCAGCAGAACTGCATGAGCTGCCACTCGGTCACACGTCCGTTCATGGGACCGGCACTGCACGACGTCGCCGCGAAATATGCAGGCCGCGAAGACGCCGCCACCTATCTGAAGCACAAGATTCTGGACGGCAGCGCCGGCGTGTGGGGACCGGTGCCGATGCCCGCGAACACGCAGCTCACGCCCGATCAGGCGGCCACGCTCGCGGACTGGGTGTTGTCGTTGAAGCAACCCACGCCCTGA
- the ilvD gene encoding dihydroxy-acid dehydratase encodes MAYNRRSKNITQGVARSPNRSMFYALGYQKEDFDKPMIGIANGHSTITPCNAGLQRLADAAVAAIKGADANPQIFGTPTISDGMSMGTEGMKYSLVSREVISDCIETCVQGQWMDGVVVIGGCDKNMPGGMIALARANVPGIYVYGGTIKPGNWKGVDLTIVSSFEAVGEFTAGRMSEEDFEGVERNACPTSGSCGGMYTANTMSSSFEALGMSLLYSSTMANPDQEKVDSAAESARVLVEAVKRDLKPRDIITRQSIENAVALIMATGGSTNAVLHYLAIAHAAEVEWSIEDFERIRKKVPVICNLKPSGQYVATDLHQAGGIPQVLKILLDAGLLHGDCITITGKTLAEELKDVPGKPRADQQVIFPIGQALYDQGHLAILKGNLAEDGAVAKITGLKNPVITGPARVFDDEQSALEAILADRIVAGDVVVLRYLGPKGGPGMPEMLAPTSAIIGKGLGESVGLITDGRFSGGTWGMVVGHVAPEAFVGGTIALVREGDSITIDAHQLLLQLNIDDAEMQRRRAAWQQPKPRYTRGVLAKYSALALPANKGAITG; translated from the coding sequence ATGGCATACAACCGTCGTTCGAAGAACATCACGCAGGGCGTGGCGCGTTCGCCGAATCGCTCCATGTTTTACGCCCTCGGCTATCAGAAGGAAGACTTCGACAAGCCGATGATCGGCATCGCCAACGGCCACTCGACCATCACGCCGTGCAACGCCGGCCTGCAACGTCTGGCCGACGCGGCCGTCGCCGCGATCAAGGGTGCCGACGCGAATCCGCAGATCTTCGGCACGCCGACCATCTCCGACGGCATGTCGATGGGCACCGAAGGCATGAAGTACTCGCTCGTGTCGCGCGAGGTGATCTCCGACTGCATCGAGACCTGCGTGCAGGGTCAATGGATGGACGGCGTGGTCGTGATCGGCGGTTGCGACAAGAACATGCCCGGCGGGATGATCGCGCTCGCGCGCGCCAACGTGCCCGGCATCTATGTGTACGGCGGCACGATCAAGCCGGGCAACTGGAAAGGCGTCGACCTGACGATCGTGTCGTCGTTCGAGGCGGTCGGCGAGTTCACCGCGGGCCGCATGTCGGAGGAAGATTTCGAAGGGGTCGAACGCAACGCGTGCCCGACCTCGGGGTCGTGCGGCGGCATGTACACCGCCAACACGATGAGCTCGTCGTTCGAGGCGCTCGGCATGTCGCTGCTGTATTCGTCGACCATGGCCAATCCGGACCAGGAGAAAGTCGACTCCGCCGCCGAATCGGCGCGCGTGCTGGTCGAGGCGGTCAAGCGCGATCTGAAGCCGCGCGACATCATCACCAGGCAGTCGATCGAGAACGCCGTCGCGCTGATCATGGCGACCGGCGGCTCGACCAACGCCGTGCTGCACTATCTGGCGATCGCGCACGCGGCCGAGGTCGAATGGAGCATCGAGGACTTCGAGCGCATCCGCAAAAAAGTGCCGGTGATCTGCAATCTGAAGCCGTCGGGTCAATACGTCGCGACGGATCTGCATCAGGCCGGCGGCATCCCGCAGGTCTTGAAGATCCTGCTCGACGCAGGTTTGCTGCACGGCGATTGCATCACCATCACGGGCAAGACGCTCGCCGAAGAACTCAAGGACGTGCCCGGCAAACCGCGCGCCGATCAACAGGTGATTTTCCCGATCGGCCAGGCGCTCTACGATCAAGGCCACCTCGCGATTCTCAAGGGCAATCTCGCGGAAGACGGCGCGGTCGCGAAGATCACCGGCTTGAAGAACCCGGTGATCACCGGCCCGGCGCGCGTGTTCGACGACGAGCAAAGCGCGCTGGAAGCGATCCTGGCGGATCGCATCGTCGCCGGTGACGTGGTGGTGCTGCGCTATCTCGGACCGAAGGGCGGCCCCGGCATGCCGGAGATGCTCGCGCCGACATCGGCGATCATCGGCAAGGGGCTCGGCGAAAGCGTCGGGCTGATCACCGACGGCCGTTTCTCGGGCGGCACGTGGGGCATGGTGGTTGGGCACGTCGCGCCGGAAGCGTTCGTCGGCGGCACGATCGCGCTCGTGCGGGAAGGCGATTCGATCACCATCGACGCGCACCAGTTGCTGCTGCAACTGAACATCGACGATGCGGAGATGCAGCGCCGCCGAGCCGCGTGGCAGCAACCGAAACCGCGCTACACGCGCGGCGTGCTGGCGAAGTATTCGGCGCTGGCGCTGCCCGCGAACAAGGGGGCGATTACCGGTTGA